Proteins found in one Coffea eugenioides isolate CCC68of chromosome 5, Ceug_1.0, whole genome shotgun sequence genomic segment:
- the LOC113770079 gene encoding transcription factor bHLH123-like isoform X1: protein MADEFQVGSGNWWDSSTSSRTRFDRGSTAAASTSVNSSINMGSFGWPTEIVAARSSMDASVSMSGGSMLFPAAVDHSSQKLQAHESSSAGGSGEGAMLPDPNLQIMGLALSSQTMDWNQAALFRGEKPQSSFRSMLQEDASTNFQQESGVTSSQDHQWRHKLYAGSPDDSSVITEFKPMNQRGLSLDQPQFSSNMSSSNSTITCQGLSPNFQVESASYAASPNSILQGLLVPDHHHQQQQQSMNYSYPTSYGMESTSNQLMPSNSWSKFPQFLRNSPPKQQPPHGQLHFSNNTPFWNASSTGMSDVRSSLFPPLQTQLPMPNFEEKSKNASEVRDLPVAKKSSSSSSAPSNKRPRNETPAPMPAFKVRKEKMGDRITALQQLVSPFGKTDTASVLSEAIEYIKFLHDQVNVLSTPYMKSGAPMQHQQNPDKSKDPEGPKQDLRSRGLCLVPVSSTFPVTHETAVDYWTPTFGGTFR from the exons ATGGCAGATGAATTTCAGGTAGGGAGCGGCAACTGGTGGGACTCCTCAACATCATCAAGAACCAGATTTGACAGGGGATCAACAGCAGCAGCATCAACTTCAGTGAATAGCAGCATTAATATGGGAAGCTTCGGGTGGCCGACAGAAATAGTGGCGGCAAGGTCTTCTATGGATGCTTCCGTGTCGATGTCGGGTGGCTCCATGCTATTCCCAGCTGCCGTAGATCATTCCTCCCAAAAGCTGCAAGCCCACGAATCTTCTTCAGCAGGTGGCAGCGGTGAAGGCGCCATGTTACCGGACCCCAATTTACAAATCATGGGCTTAGCTCTCTCATCTCAGACCATGGATTGGAACCAGGCTGCCCTCTT tCGAGGTGAAAAACCTCAGAGCAGTTTTCGTTCTATGCTTCAAGAAGACGCAAGCACGAATTTTCAACAAGAATCTGGAGTAACATCTTCTCAAGATCATCAGTGGAGGCACAAATTATATGCCGGGAGCCCTGATGATTCCTCGGTCATCACCGAATTCAAGCCGATGAATCAGAGGGGACTTTCGTTGGATCAACCGCAGTTTAGTTCAAATATGAGCAGTAGTAACAGCACCATAACATGCCAAGGTTTAAGCCCGAATTTTCAGGTGGAATCAGCTTCTTATGCTGCTAGTCCAAATAGTATTTTACAAGGACTATTAGTACCCGATCATCATCATCAGCAGCAGCAACAATCGATGAATTATTCATATCCCACGAGCTATGGGATGGAGAGTACAAGTAATCAGTTGATGCCTTCTAATTCTTGGTCTAAATTCCCTCAATTTCTCAGAAATTCGCCACCCAAACAGCAGCCTCCTCATGGTCAGTTGCATTTCTCCAACAACACTCCATTCTGGAATGCATCCTCAACCGGAATGAGTGATGTCAGATCAAGCTTGTTCCCACCACTGCAAACACAACTTCCTATGCCGAACTTTGAAGAAAAGTCCAAG AATGCGTCCGAAGTTCGAGATTTGCCCGTGGCAAAGAAAAGTAGTAGTAGCAGTAGTGCACCATCCAACAAAAGACCCCGGAACGAGACACCAGCGCCCATGCCAGCTTTTAAG GTGAGGAAAGAGAAGATGGGAGACAGAATCACTGCCCTCCAACAATTAGTTTCACCTTTTGGAAAG ACTGATACAGCTTCTGTTCTATCTGAAGCCATTGAGTACATTAAGTTTCTCCATGACCAGGTTAAT GTCCTAAGCACTCCATACATGAAAAGCGGAGCTCCCATGCAGCATCAACAG AATCCGGACAAATCCAAGGATCCAGAGGGACCTAAGCAAGACCTTAGAAGTCGAGGACTATGTCTAGTGCCAGTTTCTAGCACCTTCCCTGTCACCCATGAGACTGCGGTTGATTATTGGACCCCTACATTTGGGGGAACATTCAGATGA
- the LOC113770587 gene encoding probable NAD(P)H dehydrogenase (quinone) FQR1-like 1: MATKVYIVYYSMYGHVEKLAEAIKKGASCVEGVEAKMWQVAETLPQEVLSKMSAPPKSDVPIISPHQLSEADGFVFGFPTRFGMMAAQFKAFLDATGGQWRTQQLAGKPAGIFYSTGSQGGGQETTPLTAITQLVHHGMIFVPIGYTFGAGMFEMEQVKGGSPYGAGTFAGDGSRQPSELELEQAFHQGKYIATIAKKLKGAA, from the exons ATGGCGACTAAGGTCTATATTGT GTACTATTCTATGTATGGACATGTGGAGAAATTAGCAGAAGCAATAAAGAAAGGGGCATCATGTGTTGAAGGAGTTGAAGCCAAAATGTGGCAG GTTGCTGAGACCTTGCCACAGGAGGTCCTTTCCAAAATGAGTGCGCCTCCAAAGAGTGATGTGCCTATTATATCACCTCATCAACTTTCTGAGGCTGATGGATTTGTTTTTGGCTTCCCGACAAGGTTTGGAATGATGGCAGCTCAATTCAAAGCATTTCTTGATGCTACTGGAGGCCAATGGAGGACACAGCAGCTTGCTGGGAAGCCGGCTGGTATTTTCTACAGCACTGGGTCCCAAGGTGGTGGGCAGGAAACAACTCC ATTGACTGCCATTACTCAGCTTGTTCATCATGGGATGATTTTTGTGCCTATTGGTTACACATTTGGAGCCGGCATGTTTGAAATGGAGCAAGTGAAAGGTGGCAGTCCATATGGTGCTGGAACCTTTGCTGGCGATGGTTCTAGACAGCCGTCTGAGCTTGAACTGGAGCAAGCTTTCCACCAGGGCAAGTATATTGCCACTATTGCCAAGAAATTGAAGGGAGCTGCCTGA
- the LOC113770079 gene encoding transcription factor bHLH123-like isoform X2: MGSFGWPTEIVAARSSMDASVSMSGGSMLFPAAVDHSSQKLQAHESSSAGGSGEGAMLPDPNLQIMGLALSSQTMDWNQAALFRGEKPQSSFRSMLQEDASTNFQQESGVTSSQDHQWRHKLYAGSPDDSSVITEFKPMNQRGLSLDQPQFSSNMSSSNSTITCQGLSPNFQVESASYAASPNSILQGLLVPDHHHQQQQQSMNYSYPTSYGMESTSNQLMPSNSWSKFPQFLRNSPPKQQPPHGQLHFSNNTPFWNASSTGMSDVRSSLFPPLQTQLPMPNFEEKSKNASEVRDLPVAKKSSSSSSAPSNKRPRNETPAPMPAFKVRKEKMGDRITALQQLVSPFGKTDTASVLSEAIEYIKFLHDQVNVLSTPYMKSGAPMQHQQNPDKSKDPEGPKQDLRSRGLCLVPVSSTFPVTHETAVDYWTPTFGGTFR, translated from the exons ATGGGAAGCTTCGGGTGGCCGACAGAAATAGTGGCGGCAAGGTCTTCTATGGATGCTTCCGTGTCGATGTCGGGTGGCTCCATGCTATTCCCAGCTGCCGTAGATCATTCCTCCCAAAAGCTGCAAGCCCACGAATCTTCTTCAGCAGGTGGCAGCGGTGAAGGCGCCATGTTACCGGACCCCAATTTACAAATCATGGGCTTAGCTCTCTCATCTCAGACCATGGATTGGAACCAGGCTGCCCTCTT tCGAGGTGAAAAACCTCAGAGCAGTTTTCGTTCTATGCTTCAAGAAGACGCAAGCACGAATTTTCAACAAGAATCTGGAGTAACATCTTCTCAAGATCATCAGTGGAGGCACAAATTATATGCCGGGAGCCCTGATGATTCCTCGGTCATCACCGAATTCAAGCCGATGAATCAGAGGGGACTTTCGTTGGATCAACCGCAGTTTAGTTCAAATATGAGCAGTAGTAACAGCACCATAACATGCCAAGGTTTAAGCCCGAATTTTCAGGTGGAATCAGCTTCTTATGCTGCTAGTCCAAATAGTATTTTACAAGGACTATTAGTACCCGATCATCATCATCAGCAGCAGCAACAATCGATGAATTATTCATATCCCACGAGCTATGGGATGGAGAGTACAAGTAATCAGTTGATGCCTTCTAATTCTTGGTCTAAATTCCCTCAATTTCTCAGAAATTCGCCACCCAAACAGCAGCCTCCTCATGGTCAGTTGCATTTCTCCAACAACACTCCATTCTGGAATGCATCCTCAACCGGAATGAGTGATGTCAGATCAAGCTTGTTCCCACCACTGCAAACACAACTTCCTATGCCGAACTTTGAAGAAAAGTCCAAG AATGCGTCCGAAGTTCGAGATTTGCCCGTGGCAAAGAAAAGTAGTAGTAGCAGTAGTGCACCATCCAACAAAAGACCCCGGAACGAGACACCAGCGCCCATGCCAGCTTTTAAG GTGAGGAAAGAGAAGATGGGAGACAGAATCACTGCCCTCCAACAATTAGTTTCACCTTTTGGAAAG ACTGATACAGCTTCTGTTCTATCTGAAGCCATTGAGTACATTAAGTTTCTCCATGACCAGGTTAAT GTCCTAAGCACTCCATACATGAAAAGCGGAGCTCCCATGCAGCATCAACAG AATCCGGACAAATCCAAGGATCCAGAGGGACCTAAGCAAGACCTTAGAAGTCGAGGACTATGTCTAGTGCCAGTTTCTAGCACCTTCCCTGTCACCCATGAGACTGCGGTTGATTATTGGACCCCTACATTTGGGGGAACATTCAGATGA